One region of Clostridium sp. Marseille-P299 genomic DNA includes:
- a CDS encoding phosphatase PAP2 family protein, whose translation MKALYQKYKHAWVLLYFFIYAPWFAYLEKTVTTSFHEVHIKIDDYIPFVEWFAIPYFIWFAFIFVTVAYFFFTDRKEFYRCSAFLFIGMTICLIIYTVWPNGQTLRPDLTTLNRDNILIDIISKLYKTDTPTNICPSIHAYNSIGACIAIFHSEKLKKKKYITIPTVILAVLICLSTVFLKQHSFFDVICAGILSCVMYLIVYVPDYSKIAERKKENIKTMAG comes from the coding sequence TTGAAAGCATTATATCAGAAATACAAACATGCTTGGGTTTTACTTTATTTTTTTATTTATGCCCCATGGTTTGCTTACCTTGAAAAAACTGTAACCACGTCATTTCATGAGGTTCATATTAAAATAGATGATTACATTCCTTTTGTTGAATGGTTTGCCATTCCTTATTTTATATGGTTTGCATTTATTTTTGTTACAGTAGCGTACTTCTTTTTTACTGATAGAAAAGAATTTTATCGTTGTTCTGCCTTTCTATTCATAGGTATGACCATTTGTCTTATTATTTATACAGTTTGGCCAAATGGGCAAACGTTACGCCCTGATCTAACAACGCTAAATAGAGACAATATACTCATCGATATTATTTCAAAACTCTATAAAACAGATACTCCAACTAATATTTGTCCGAGTATCCATGCATATAACTCCATTGGTGCATGCATTGCAATTTTCCATTCCGAAAAATTAAAGAAAAAGAAGTATATTACAATACCAACTGTAATATTAGCCGTTTTAATTTGTCTCTCTACGGTATTTTTAAAGCAACATTCATTTTTTGATGTTATTTGTGCCGGGATATTATCCTGTGTTATGTACTTAATTGTTTACGTGCCAGACTATTCAAAAATAGCAGAACGAAAAAAAGAGAACATTAAAACAATGGCTGGTTAA